Sequence from the [Bacteroides] pectinophilus genome:
TTATAATTATCGGAATAGTTGTTATATACCTTCTGAGATGGAGGCTTAACATCCTTGCACTCAGTGAGGATGAGGCAAAGGCGAGCGGTATTGATATAAAAAAGACGAGAATGACATTTATTCTTGCATCAACGCTTATTACAGCGTCAGCAGTGTCGATGTGCGGTCAGGTAGGCTGGATAGGGCTCCTTATACCGCACTGCGCAAGAATGCTTGTGGGAAGCAACAACAGATATGTTGTTCCGGTCAGCATAAGCCTCGGAGCAAGCTTTATGATAATAATAGACACGTTATCAAGAACAATCAGTGTGATTGAGCTGCCGCTCTCGGTACTTACAGCGATTATCGGAGCACCGGTATTCATTTCACTGCTTAACAGAAACAGGAGTAATTTGCGATGATTCTTGAGGTTGAAAATGGCTGCTTTGGATATCCTAAGCAGGAAGAGATATTGACTGATATTAATATAAAGCTTGAAGAGGGACACATCCTGTCGGTGCTTGGACCTAACGGAATAGGCAAGACAACTCTACTTAAATGCATGATAGGGCTTATGCCGTGGAGCCGCGGACGTTCGCTGCTTACAGGAAAGGATATACGCACGCTTAAGTCTAAGGAGATATGGAACATGATTTCATATATTCCGCAGACACACGGCTTTTCATTCTCATATACCGGACTTGAGATGGTAATGCTCGGACGCAGTTCGCATCTGGGACTGTTCAGTCAGCCCGGTCACAGGGAGATAGAGATGGCTGAGGCAATGATGGAAAAGGTAGGAATTACCAGGCTTGCCGATAAGGACTGCAACCGCATGAGCGGAGGCGAGCTTCAGATGGTGCTTATTGCGAGGGCACTGATAAACGAACCGAAGCTTATAATCCTTGATGAGCCGGAGACAGGACTTGATTTTCATAATCAGATTCTTGTACTCAACATGGTTGAAAAATTAGCCCATGAGGAAAATATAGGAGCTATAATGAATACACATTATCCGACTAACGCAATGAGCATTGCGGACGAAGCACTTATGATGAACCGCAAGGGAGACAGATTCTATGGTCCTACCGGAGATATTTTGAATGAGAGTAATATATCTAAGTCATTTGATGTAAATGTTGTCGTTGACGAGATTATGTATCAGAACAGAACCATAAGAAGCGTTGTGCCGGTATCGCTGGCATAGCAGGGCAGGAGTGTGAGGCAGGAAGCTATGGGAACAGATGTAAGACTGGGTGCAATGGACGGAGTATTCACGGTTGCCGGGGTAAGACCGGCAAGAGACGGAATGACAATATCGAGGGATGCCGGACTTGGCTCGGAGAACACAGTAACATTTTTTGCGCTTGGCGCAGGAACTTCAATAAGCAGGGAACGTTATGACATGACATCCATGTATATTGGGGCATTGGGAGAAGCGGTATTTCTGACTGGAGACGATGCCGGGAGGCAAAGCTTCTTGGATGGGGATATGCTTATTGTACCCGGTGGAACGCTCTGCGGAGTGGAGAGCGGCAGCGGTGCAGTTTATACAGAAATTATTATTAAAAAGGAGATTAATATGAACAATTTAGTAAAAGCAGGAGAAGTAATGAAGCTTAAGAATCTTATCCAGTATGAGGAAGGAAGCATAAGCAACATTGATATTGTAAGCAACCCTACAATGAAGTTTGTGCTTATGGCATTTGACGAGGGTACAGGCCTTCAGCCACACCGCGCACCGGGTAATGCGATTATATTTGCACTTGAGGGCAAGGCTGTAATCGGTTACGAGGGCAAGGATTACACTATCTCGGCAGGCGAGAATTTCCGCTTTGAGAAGAACGGACTTCACAGCGTTACTGCTGCCGGTAAGTTCAAGATGGCATTACTGCTTGTGATTGAGTAACAGTAAGGCTATCGGAGCATGGAAGAATCCGGAAAATTAAAATATTAAAAGATACGCCATACGGTGCAGTGCCGGGGGGCGTATCTTTTTACTTTTTCTGAGATAATGGTTTTCGCATAAGCTGAACAATTACACTGTACCCAAACGATAGTTAAATGCTTGCGGTGTTCCGGCACAGCGGTAATAGAAAGTGGTTTGCTATTATTATGAGTGTAACGGAAGACTTGGACATGCAAGCATGACAACAACACAGAAAACATATCTGCATATTATTCAGGAGTTAGAGAATAAGGATGTGGCTCTGGTAATGCTTACGCTGATATTGTTATTGAAAATTTTTCCAAAAGTAGTAATATGGACATTAAGACACTAAAATAATTTGTTGGGTATATACAGCTTCAGGAGAAAATAATTGAAATATACAGATACATATAATTACGGGAATAACCGGAAAAAAGGCCGGAATATTAAGTGGATGCTGCCGCTGCTTGTACTTATCATCTGCGGGGCTTTGTTATGTGCAGTTATGAAAAAGGCATATGCGTCTGAAAGGGAGCAGATAAGAATGAAGGCTGAGATGAATGCTGTTACTTATGCTGACAGGATGGCAGCAAGCCTTGATGATGGAATTGATATAACTGAACTGCTTAAGCAGATTCTTGTCAGCAGTAATGGGGAGATTGGCAGATTTGATACTGTATCTGAGAGGGTGATGAACAGCTATGTCCAGAGTATACAGCTTGCACCTGATGGGGTTGTTACACAGATATATCCTGAGGAAGATAATGATGGAGGTAAGATTGATCTTGTACATGACAGTGAACGTGGAACAATTGTTAATTATGGTATAGATAACCGGGAAGTTATAATGCAGGGGCCTTTTGAGCTGAAGCAGGGAGGACATGGAATCGCAATACGCAACCCGGTATATCTGTCATCTGACGATGGCACAGAATACTTCTGGGGACTGACGATTGTAATTATACGTGTCCCTGAGATATATCAGGAATCTGTGAGTCCTCTTGCAGATTTTGGATATATGTACAGACTGTATAAGACGGAGTCACCATTGGATACGGAGTTTAAGCTGGTTGACGACAGCTCTGATGGGGAACTGGATGATCCGGTTTCACATTATTTTGAACTTGGAGGGTGCAGATGGCGGCTGGACATTATGCCGGTAGAAGGCTGGATTGACAGGAAGGATATATATATACTGGCAGTGGTGGGGGTTATTATATCTGTACTTATTGAAGCGCTTGTTATTGCATTTCTCTTTATTGATAAGCAGCGGCAATATTTTAGACAGCGTGCTATTACAGATGAACTTACGGGGCTTCTTAACCGTTCGGGCTTCAATGATGAACTTGACAGGTATGCACGTGAGATTGGCAGTAAGCCGTGTGTCGGCATTATGCTTGATGTTGATGATTTCAAATCAATCAATGACATATATGGACACGCAGTCGGAGATGAAGCGCTGAAGAATCTTGCAAGGTCAATGGTCAATGAATTTCCGGATAATTCCATAATCGGCCGCAATGGCGGAGACGAATTCTGTATTGTATTAAAAGAAACAGATGCGGAAACCGCAGGTGATCAGATAGAGCGCTTCTGCCATCAGCAGCGTATGTTCAGATTCCATGGCAGAGAGTATAATTACAGGATTTCTTTGGGCTATGCAGAGTATCCGAAGCATGCAGGGAAGAGATCTGAACTGCTCCGTTGTGCAGATGTGGCATTATATGAGGTTAAGCTTAAAGGCAAGAACGGCTGCATGTGCTATACGGACAGTCTGTGCAAATCTGACAGAACACAGCTTGGTTTCAAGCTTGATGATATATCATATAATCTGCCCGGAGCATTTTTCATATATAAGGCAGACAGGGGCAATGAGCAGCTGCTGTACGCTAATCAGGCACTGATTCATATGACCGGCTGTGATGACCTCAATGACTTTTTGGAATTTACAGGGCAGCAATTTGCAGGACTTGTGCATCCCGATGATTACGACTATGTGGAAGAAGATATATGGAATCAGATTGATATTGATGCAGGGCAGTCATATGATTATGTGAAATACCGTCTCGCAGCAAAGGATGGTACATACAGAAAAGTCATTGACATCGGCCATCTTGTGGACAGCGAACACTACGGGAGAGTGTTCTATGTACTTGTTGTGGATTATGATATGGTGTCTTTGTAAGCATTACCCCAATCGGCCATGGAATCAAGAATCGGCTTAAGGGATTCCCCCAGGCTGCTTAGTGAATATTCGACGCGCGGCGGCACTTCAGGATATACGGTGCGTAGTATCAGACCATCTTCCTCCATTGAGCGGAGATTGTCAGTTAAGACCTTCTGGCTTATGCCATCAAGGTCTTTTTTTAATGCATTAAAACGCCATGGACGGGCTAAAAGGTTTCTTATAATAAGAAGTTTCCATTTGCTTCCGATAAGTGTGACGGTTGTAGCAACCGGACATTCAGGTAATTCTGCTTTTGTTTTCATTGTAATTGTTACCTCATGTATTATGAAAAATTATAGTGGTATCTGTCTTATCGTTTTCAAAATTTAATTATATCATAATATTTAAAGAAATTCATGCACACATAGTATATATAATTTTGATATTTAAGCCGGCAGGAATTGCGAAGGTAACTTTTTTGTAACTATGTAATAAAAAAGTGCGTACTTTTGCGGTTGAGAAAGGATTGTTATTATTAACTTGTAACAAAGATGACGGATTGGAAAAATATAAAAACATCTAATCCGGGCTATGTAGAAAGGAGTGCATGAGTATGGCATTATTAAACATTTTCGGATGGAACGAGAAGGAAAAGAAGCAGGCAGGCACAGCATGCGGAGCAGGAGACAAGCCGGAGGAGAAGCCGTCAGCGTGCGGCACAGCATGCGGAGCAGGAGACAGGCAGTAAGCAGGCAGTAGGCACTTTGTGCCTGCAGAATGGAGGATAGGATGAATTATTTTTCTTTTCAATGGCATATAACAGATGAATGTGACCAGCGCTGTAAGCACTGCTACATTTTTTCGGGAAAGGGCTGCAGCGAGCTTAAGAGCATGACATGGAAGCAGATGCAGGAGGTTGTGGCTAACTGTGAGGATTTTTGCAGGATTTACAATAAGCTGCCATATTTTTATATAACCGGCGGAGATCCTATCCTTCATCCTGACTTCTGGAAGCTGATGGTGCTGCTTAAGAGCAGGGGAATCCCATTTACAATAATGGGAAATCCATTTCATCTGGATGATGAAGTATGTACAATATTAAAGGCGTGCGGCTGTGAAAAATATCAGATGTCGCTTGACGGAATGCGCAGTACGCATGACTGGTTCAGAAAGCCGAGAAGCTTTGACCTTACACTTGAGAAGGTTGGATGCCTGAACCGGGCAGGAATTAAAAGCGTTATTATGAGCACGGTATCAAAGATGAATATGAATGAAATCCTGGATATTATTGATGAGGTTGTAAAAGCGAAGGTTAAGGTGTTTGCATTTTCCCGTTATGTGCCGACCGGCGGAGAGGTCGATACCGGAATGACGGCGCAGGAATACAGGAAGCTGCTTGAAGTGTGTGATGCAAAATACAAGCAATACGAGGCAGCAGGATGCGAAACCTATTTTAATAAAAAAGACCATCTCTGGACGCTGTATGAATATGAGACAGGACAGTTCAGGCTGCCGTACAATGCTAAGAACGGCATGATATATGGTGGCTGTAACTGCGGAAACTGCCATATTACAATATCCTCCAACGGAGATATAATGGCATGCCGGAGAGTCACCGACAGTAAGGTTGCCAACGTATTTGAGGACAGGCTGGCAGATGTGTGGGTATGCCAGATGGAGAAGTACAGAGATTACGATAAATTTGTAAAGTGCAGTAAATGTGAGCTTAAGGCATGGTGCAGGGGCTGTCCGGCAGTGGCAGACGGAACAACGGGCAATTTTTACGGTGCAGACCCGCAGTGCTGGAAGACAAAGAACGATATAACGGGGGAGGTACTCTGATGAAGTATGGGACATTATTGGAACTTATAAAAGCAAGGCACTCAATCAGAAAATTTGACAACAGTGAGGTGAGAATATATGAATCTGGAAACATGTCTTAAAAAAATGCAGCTTGTAGGCGTACTTGCGTTTGCAACGGTAGACGGGCAGGGAGCACCGCAGATCCGCAACATAAGTGCGATTCATTATGAGGCGGATGCATTATATTTTTTCACGGCTAGGGGAAAGGACTTCTGTAGGGAACTGCAGGCTGACGGCAGGGTGCAGATTCTTGCATATACAAAATATAAGGAAATGATACGCCTGTCGGGAAAAGCTTATGCGGTAGATGCTGGCGCACAGATAAAGTGGCGTGATATAATATTTGAAGAGCAGCCGTATCTTGCCAATGTATATCCGGGAGATACGAGAGATATAGGAATTATTTTCTGCATTGATGAGGGTGAGGTTGAATATTTTAACCTCGGTGTAAAGCCTATATTCAGGGAGACATACAGGCTGGGGAAATTGACTGAGACAGCAAAAACAGGAAACCACAAAGGATATCACATAACAGACGCATGTATTGGCTGTGGTACGTGTGTACAGCATTGTCCGCAAAGCTGTATAAGCTGTGTGGAAGATGCGGAAACGGGAAACACGCATTTTTCAATCCGGCAGGAGCATTGTCTGCATTGCGGTGCGTGTTATGAGCATTGTCCGGTCGGAGCGGTGAAGAGATATGAATCAGAGTGAGAGAAGAATTTATTTGATAAAGCATCTGCAGGATAAAATGCGCAGCGGTTATCCGGAATATTATTCAAGATATTATCCGCAGTATACAACAATGAATATCCCATCTGATACTGACGGGCAGAAATTACTGCTGCGTGCGCTTATGAACGTGAGGCTGCCGGGAAGTGCGGACGCTGAATTTGTAAGGATTCAGGATGAGTACCTGCATGAGGAGAACAGCCGGCGCGGGGTGGTAACGCTTGCGGATATGACAGAGGTGCAGCCTGATTTATATATGTGGAAGGGCGATATAACGAGGCTTAAGGCAGGAGCCATTGTAAATGCCGCCAACAGCCAGATGACAGGCTGTTACCGTCCGTGCCATAACTGCATTGATAACTGCATTCATACATTTGCGGGAATTGAGCTGAGGAATTATTGTGATGATATGATGCATAAGCAGGGATATGAGGAACCGACAGGCCGGGCAAAGCTGACTCCGGCGTTCAATCTGCCGTGTGATTATGTCATTCATACGGTGGGACCGGTTGTACAGGGCGTGCTTACGGCTGAGGATGAGCGCTTGCTTGCGTCCTGCTATGAGTCATGCCTTAGTGTGGCAGATGAAAATAATGTCGGTAGTATTGCATTCTGCTGTATTTCGACAGGTGTGTTTATGTTCCCTAATGACAGGGCTGCCGAAATCGCGGTGCAGACGGTAAAGGAATATAAGGAAAAGACAGGTTCAGGGATAAGGGTGATTTTCAATGTTTTTAAAGAAGAGGACGAACAGCTTTACAGAAAGCTGCTTGGACAGGGCTGATATGGATAGAAATACTATGTACAAAGCCGCTTTGGACAGGATTGAGGGCGCAGACGCTGTCGTGATAGGTGCGGGAGCAGGGCTTTCAACATCGGCGGGCTTTACATACAGCGGTGCAAGGTTTGAAAAGTATTTTGCGGACATGGAGCGGGCATACGGCTTTCATGACATGTATTCGGGCGGCTTCTATAATTATGACAGCTCGGAGAAGCTGTGGGGCTTCTGGTGCAGATACATTTACATTAACCGTTATATGGATGCGCCGAAGCCGGTATATCAGGATATATTTGAACGCGTCAAGAACAAGAATTATTTTGTGCTGACAACGAATGTAGACCACTGTTTCCAGAAGGCAGGCTTTGACAAGGAAAGACTTTTCTATACTCAGGGGGATTACGGGCTGTTCCAGTGCAGCCAGCCGTGCCATAAAGAGACCTACGATAACGAAGAGATTATAACAAAAATGGTGTTAAGCGAAGGCTATGAGATAAAGGATGCCAGGCTTGTAAAACCTAAGGGTGCGGTTGTAAGTATGGAGATTCCGCCAGAGCTTGTGCCGGTATGTCCAAAGTGTGGCAGACCGATGAGCATGAATCTGAGATCGGATTGTACATTTGTACAGGATGCAGGATGGTATGCGGCAGCAGAGCGGTATGAGAGATTCTTACGTGAAAACAGGAACACAAAGACAGCATTTGTCGAGCTTGGCGTGGGGTATAATACGCCGGGTATAATTAAATACCCGTTCTGGCAGATGGTGGAGAATAATCCCAAAGCGTCATACATCTGCATTAATAAAGGTGAAGCGTATGCGCCGAGAGAGATAGCTGACAGGTCGGTATGCATTGACGGAGATATATATGATTATACAGACAGGAATGAGGACTGATATTCCGGCATTTTATTCGGAATGGTTTGTTAACAGAATAAAGGGAGGATATGTACTTGTACGCAATCCTTATAACGAAAGTCAGGTGACGAGATATAGTCTGTCGCCTGACTTTGTCGACCTTATTGCATTCTGTACGAAGAATCCGGCACCGATGCTTAGCCGTATGGATGTGCTGAAGGACTACGGACAATACTGGTTTGTGACGATAACTCCATATGGAAGGGATATAGAGCCAAATGTACCGGACAAGCCGGTTGTCATGGAGAATTTTAAAAGGCTTTCGGATATAGTTGGTGTGGACAGTATAGGATGGCGGTATGACCCGGTTATTATTGACAATCATCATACAGTTGAATGGCACATATCGGAGTTTGAACGGATGGCTGCCACGCTTGCAGGCTATACAAAGACATGTGTAATTAGCTATATAGATATTTATAAAAAGGTTGAAAGAAATTTTCCGTCTGCCCGTGAGGTCTCCGGGGCTGACCGGCTGACACTTGGAAATGCTTTTATAAAGACAGCCGGGAAGTATGGAATGACGGTAAGACCATGCGCCGAGGGAGATGAACTGGCAGCGTTCGGAGCGGACTGTTCAGGATGCATGACGGTTAAGACATTTGAGACGGCATTGCATGAGCATCTTGACGTTCCGGGGATTAATACCAATAAGACCAACCAGAGAAATGGTCAGTGTGCGTGTCTGCTGGGAGTTGATATCGGAGCATATGATACCTGCGGGCATATTTGCAAATACTGTTATGCCAATGCCAATACCGCACTTGTGAGGGATAATATGAGAAGGCATGACCCGATGTCCCCATTCCTGATTGGAAGCAGCCGTCAGGGTGATGTTATACATCAGGCAAAGCAGGAAAGCTGGATTGACAGGCAGATGAGGCTTGAGCTGGAATGATGAGGATATATAAGGAGGATATATGTCTAAAAGGTCAAAAAAAGCGTATGCAACAACAATAATACATGGAGAGGATGGACCGACAGCGGTATTTGTTGCAGGCAATTGTGAAGGACGCAGGGAAAAGCTTTCGGTACGGCAGAGCATAAAACATGGGATTAATAGTGTGAAAAATGTGTGCTGGAAAATCAGACGCAGCATTGCAGAGAGAATAATAATGCGTAAAAGACCCGCGCCGCATACAATGGGTGAATTGCAGCAGTATATCGTAAAAAAATATGTCGGCAGATACAGCTTTACCGAAGTAGACAAAAACAGCGGCGAGGCGGCTGAAGAGTATCGTGACATGCGGGCGTCATTTATAATTCAGTATGCACCTGAGCTGTTAAGCAGTGCAGGCAGCGGTGATTGTGTGCCACAGCTAAAGAGCACATCGCAGGAGGATATATTGGAATATATAAGGCTGAATAAGGAGCGCATGGTAAGGGCGGCATCCGTACCGCTTGAGAAGTTCGACATTGATTATCACAAATATGTGTATAATGATATGTATAAGACAGATAAGACAGATGCAAATAATTGCAGTTTGGGTCGGAATAAGCGCAGTTTGGGCAGCATGGACATAATAATAGAAAAGAAATATGGTTACATTGGCGGCGGTGCATCAGGCAGCAAAAAATTCATAAAGAAATACAACAGAATTCTCAGAGACATACATATGTATTATGGTGTGACCACAGAAGATATAGAGACTAAATCACAGAGATACCGCGAATTAGTGAATTCAATGCTGTAAGAGGATATGTTTGATATTTCATTGCTGACTATAACATGGTTCAGAGGGTATAAGAGCACAAAGTCAGAATTTATATCCTGAGTAAGCGAAGCGTGACACAATACAGCACGTCCGTACACACATAAAGTCATCTTGACTTATAAAAAAAGATGTACTATCATCCAAATTAGTTGATAGTACATCTTTTTTAAAAATGAACGGAGATATAAATTTATGGATGATACGGGAAGAAAGATAACTAAGATAGCGCGCGAAGTAAGCAAGTTCACGGTGCAGATGATGAAAGAGGAAGGTATTGGCACGGCGGAGTTTGACTTTATACATCTGATACGGCATAATCCCGGGATTACACAGGCAGAGGTAAGAGAACAGTTAAAGATAGACAAAGGTGCGGCGGCAAGGCGTGCAGCAAGCCTTGAGGCAAAGGGATATCTTATAAGAAAGCCTAATCCTGACGATGGTAGAAGCCGGCTTCTGTATGCTACGGATAAAGCGGAGAATCTTAAGAATTCAAAGGCTAACATAGAATCGATGTTTTATGAGTGGCTTCTTGCAGAACTGCCGGAAGAAGAAAAAGAACAGTTCTGTGAAACACTTGATAAGCTGTATTGGCGTTCTAAGAATGAGAGAAGAGCAGGGTTTGTCAATATATCAGAGGTGGTGAATTTGAAAAATGCAGCAGACGAAAAAGAATATCAGTAAAAAGATAGAGCATCCCGACAGAATAACAGAATACTTCAAAGAGGAATGGGCAGTTCTTCTGGCAGTGACGATATCAGGAATCATATATAATATAGGACTGCTTGCAGGCCCGTGGTTTGAGGGTAAGATGACAGGCTGCCTTGTAAATATTCTCGGAGGCAGTGAGACATTTGCAGACATGCTTATATTAGCTGCATTGTATGTAATTTCAATTGCCGTCGTACAGATATCAAGGTATATCAAGAGATTTTATGTAAGAAGATTTTCCAATAATGTTAATAAAAACATGAAGCAGATATTGTATGGAAGTCTTGTACATAAGAGCTGGGCACAGCTTCTGGAGGAGGGTGCCGGTAATGTCATGACTAAGGCAATCCTTGATGTAGACGACTGTGTCGAAGGAATGAGAAAGTTCACAACAGAAATTTTTGATACGGGAATTGCAATGGCAGCATACATGGGAATGCTTCTGTGGTATGACTGGCGGCTTGCACTGTTATGCATGATATTCCCTCCGGTTTCGTATTATATTGCGGAGAAGATGAAAGACATTGTGCAGAAGACGGGTGCGGCATACAAGGTACAGGCTGGTATTTTAAGTGAGGCAACGCTTGACCGTGCTGACAATGCAGTTACATACAGGGTATTCGGATGTGAGAGTGAGCGCAGGAAATCGTATGAGAAAAACCTTTCAGATTATGAAAAATCTGCAGTCCTCGCTAATATATGGAATTCGTCGCTTCAGCCCATATACAGGATTATCTCAATGGCAGGAGTTATATTCATACTTTACTTCGGCGGGAAAAATGTTCTCGGAACCGGCTGGCGTGAGTGGAGCGTTGCAGCATTTGCAACATTTCTTGCATGCTTTACCAAGCTTGCGGATAAGTCATCAAAAGCTGCCAGGCTGTTCAATGCAGTCCACAAGGCGCAGGTTTCATGGAAGCGCATAAAACCGCTTATGGTGATACCAAAAGATGACGCACCAAAATCAGGACAGCCGGCAGGATGTGCAGATGCCTTGGTATCAGTACCGGCGCTGGCGGTCAACAACATAAGCTTTGCATATCCTGAATCGAAAAATATTTATTCCGATATCTCCTTTAACGCAAAGCCGGGAGAGATAATAGG
This genomic interval carries:
- a CDS encoding ABC transporter ATP-binding protein/permease, whose product is MQQTKKNISKKIEHPDRITEYFKEEWAVLLAVTISGIIYNIGLLAGPWFEGKMTGCLVNILGGSETFADMLILAALYVISIAVVQISRYIKRFYVRRFSNNVNKNMKQILYGSLVHKSWAQLLEEGAGNVMTKAILDVDDCVEGMRKFTTEIFDTGIAMAAYMGMLLWYDWRLALLCMIFPPVSYYIAEKMKDIVQKTGAAYKVQAGILSEATLDRADNAVTYRVFGCESERRKSYEKNLSDYEKSAVLANIWNSSLQPIYRIISMAGVIFILYFGGKNVLGTGWREWSVAAFATFLACFTKLADKSSKAARLFNAVHKAQVSWKRIKPLMVIPKDDAPKSGQPAGCADALVSVPALAVNNISFAYPESKNIYSDISFNAKPGEIIGVTGPVACGKSTLGRTFLCEYPYDGSIRLSGRELKDMTASERTGLVGYLGHDPELFNDSIANNVMMGDKGDCRQYLKMVCIDEEVNAMEDGTDTLVGSGGVRLSGGQAQRLALARTLCHMKPVMVLDDPFSALDRKTEVQVFHNLRSMAQNNIVILISHRLYLFPQMSRIIWMDNGRAIAGTHEELMEQCPEYAELYLEQAGGGSNDK